ACAGTCCTTCGGCTCTAATTCCAATTAGTTGTCTGGCACTGAGCAAAAACTCAGCATAGGCAGGAACAATTGCGCAATCAATAATATCTTCGTTCCACCTTTGTCTAATTTCCACACTGCTTTCATTTGCACTTTCAAGAAAGAGATAGCGTCTTGCTGAATCCAGAGCAAAATGACCATTAACATGCACAGGTAAGGATGTAGTAACAGGCAGTGGTAGAAAACAGAAAGCTTTTCCGCTGTGTCTAAGCAAATTCGTACCAGTAACTGGAGCTGCAATGCCAACTCTAGGAAGCAAACCAATGCTTGCTGTATTTCTAAAAGTTCCGGTGCCTCCAACAGACTGGTGAACAAGCCAAGTAATTGCGCTTTCTTTCCTCCTGCCAGATACATCCGGAAACGAAAATGTAAACTTAACGGACAACCGATAAGTAACACTGAAATACTTTACAGCGTTGGTGTTTAGGTGCTTGCTCTCTTGCACTTTATCAAAGAGTTTTGCTCGTTCACCCGATGTGCCGATTTCTGTTGTCTCGGCTGAAAAGAGTTCACTCTTGCGAAAGCCATTGGCGTTAATAGCAGAGACTCTTATTGACCTCAGGTGAGTAAGAAACAAAAGCATGCTAGAAGCGCTCTCTGCAAATAGCCGCATTAAATTGTCAACCTTTTCAACAGAAATGGAGTTCTGGCAAATTCTTGATTCCTTAGCTAGTTTTTCAGTTCTTAGTGGAAATCTAAAGAGCGTTCCCTTCTTCAAAGCATCTTTGTTAAACACAGAAGAATAGCATTCTTTTACGTCAGCAAACAATTGGAAGGTTTCCTTTGCCGGTTCAAATAATCGTCCAGGTGCATCAGGAGTAGCTTCATATATAAATTTGCAGTGAGGATCCATAACGCACAGCTTTTTGTTAccagaaagaaatgaaggaCAGTCAGTTAGATGATACACTGCATTGAAGCCAATGCCAAACTGCCCAACCTTTTCAGAATCATTGCCTTTACTACCTAAACCAACTTGCTGTATACCCTCAATGTCTTCGTCAGTAAATGGCCGATCGTTATAAACAAGCAAAGCCGGCCCTTGCAACGCTTTCCACTCATCTCGAAACACTTCTTCGCTGCGGTGATAGCGCTTGTCAAAAACTACGTGAAGCACAGTGGCTTTTGCGTCTTCGGCATTTTGAACGAGTTCCTGGAGAATTTGTTCACCCCAGGGGTAGGTTTCAATAACTTTTTTTAGTCGACGAGTTAACGGTTCCTGTTGGCCAAAACGATAACCAAGGCATCTGCCAGGCAAGGAAGCGACAATTCGATCTCTTATCAGTTGCACTCCTAGATCCATGGCAATTTTCATAGTAACGGAATGTTTCTCATGAACGTAACGATGACTTTTGCCTCGTTCGAGACCCTTGGCCCAGCGAACGTCGCGATATGTTAGCTGAGTTGCTGGTACTAATTTAAGATCTGCAGATATCAACGGtacttcgctttcttctcgaaGGCGTCTAAGCcagtcttcgtcttcttttgctaACCGTGTTAACAATTGCATGCAAACATCTACTTCGCTTTCACTGAGAtgcttttcctttttgtgTTCTGCCATTTGAATTAGGGAATCAGTAAACATATGACGATCGAATTTCTCCACTACACCACTGGCGACTAATAGACTACGAATTTGAAGCAGATTATCTGGGACTTGATGTAAGTAAGGCGCAGCCTTCACACTACAGTGAAAAGCCAGCTGAGAAGATTTAACTAAGCGATTTTGAACAAAAACCCAATTTCGCTTGTTGAGCTGGACTTCATCACAAACAAACGAATCATCAATTTCCCCTTGTTCAAGCCGTCGATTAAGTTCTTTGTAAAGCGAGACtatcattttttcaaaaccATTTGGTAGCTTTGCTCCACTGTTCTCTTCGCCGCCAAGCGCCAATGCTAAATAAAACTGATCTAGTATCATTGGCAAAGGCGGATCTGTGAGGTTAAATAGTTCCCACACAGAGAAAGCCCGTTCCTGCAGttcagacgacgaaaaagtcaaaatgGGAGCCTGAGAGCCTACTAGCAAGTGCCACTCACGATAAAAAACTTCGCCGGGTAGCCCTACAACAGAGCTTTTGCCACGCCATTTCGAAGCCAGAGCGTAATCTTCAGGACAACGCATAAGGGGCCAAAACGGGGTGACCTTGATTTCGGCAAGACAGCCAGGAGGACAATCTTTTCGTGATCGTAACAAATTGTTCATCAACTTGACGATAGCATCAATACGTCTTCTTCTGGAATCTTCGTTTCCGTTTCTCATTCTTTCAACAACGTCGTTCCAATCCAGGGCGTCACCTCTTTTCATGCCCAACTTTTTCAAGGCAAGAATAGTCTCGtctgaatcaaagattccTTGCAACGGAAACCGACCGTCTGAAGGCAAAAATAATTTGAGAGCCAAACCCTTAGGCTCAATAAGTTTGCATGGCGGTTGAAAAGACTTCCCCGTCGGAGAGCAAGGCACAAAACACAGATTTTTAAATCTCTCGGAAAAAGTAAGTTTGTCCGAAATAACAAGACACAGGATCCAACAAACAAGCTTGTTTCTGTTGTCAGCTTTCATCGAAGGCAAAGCCTCGACTACTATCTCTTCAACAAATCGCTCCACCTCTAGCGTTCTTTGCAAAAGAAGAGGTTCGTTAACAGCTTGTAGGGAATCGGTTACATGTGAACAATCCTCTGGTACATCGACGTACACGTGTGCTTTTGCTCTTTTAGTCAAGGCTTTAGCATAAGGAAGACTCTTCACATGAGAGGATAACAACAACGCTTCTGAGAACGACGTCCATTTCTTGGGGTTAGTGCCGGTGCTCATAAGATCTCGAGAAATAATAGCAGAGTAGAATTCCTTGCAAAAAAGGTTCCAAATTTGCGCCGTTTCGCTAATGGATGGCCACACTCCATAGTACGACTGAAGGCAAAACGCTTTTGGAAGAAGGTCAGTAATGCGCCGAAACAGCATCAAAGAAGCTTCCAAAACGGCGTCAGTGACCAACACTTTGTTCCATTCTGCGCCGAAACTAGTATTTCCCTTGTCGTAGTCGTGCAACCACAAGCTTCGTCTATTTGATGAGACAGAGAAAACGCCGTTGACGTGAAATGGCAAATTACTCGCAACAGACAGCGGCAAAAAGGAGAACACCTCGCCTCTAATGTTTTGCGGCGTATCTGTAGATTCTCCCAATTTTGCCGCTACCCCCGCAAAGGGAACAGCCCCAAACTCTCGACCACGAGGAGACTgagacaaagaaagcgcCGCGTTTTGGCCAACTGCTGAACAAACAAGCCAGCGATGAGTTTCCTTGATTTTTTCAGATACTGTTACACTTTTTATTGCTGAATAGTTTCTGGATATAATTTTATCCctagattttttttcagtagcagcagcaacaacagcactCTCTTTAAGCAATTCAAACTGAGATATGACTGAAcccgaaggagaagaaatttcAGATGTAACTTTAAATTGAAGAACTAGTTTAGTTGGAGACCGGGCCTTTTCTGGCAGCTTGTATACTTCTATACTTTGAACGTGGTTCAAGAAAATCATTACTTCAGAAGCTTGGCGCTTAAGTTCACCTATTGCATTGTCAATTTGACACGCATCACATGGTTCATTCTTAATTTTGCTGCTTTCAGCCTGATGCCTAGTTCGAAGTGGCAGTCGGAATAACGTTCCAGGAAATGGCGTCTTACCCTTCATATCACAACCAAACACTTTATCATACGGTCGAAACTGATCTTCAAAAGTCTCAACAGCTTgtgatttcaaaaaatctaTCTTGATTCCAGGTTGATACGGATCTTGAATGAGATCAGCGCCAAGATAGGTTTGATGCGGATCAAATATCACAACGTAATTTCGACTAACAAAACTCGGCACTTCAGTTACGTGATAAACTGAATTGAATCCTTGTCCAAATTTGCCTATTTTGTCCAGCTGAACCTGTTTTGTTCTACCTGCCAGCTTGGTAATATTGATAAAATCCTCGTCGTTAAACGCGGCGTCATTGTATGCCCAGAGTGCCGGTCCCTGACACTCTTTCATACCTCGAGACAACAAAGAGGATGTTTTGCCGTGACGCAAATCCACAAGGAAGCATATCCTTTTCGCTTGAGCATCATCAGCATTTTGAATCAGTTCTTTGAATATTCCCAAACCATCTTTGTACTCGTCTATAATATTGCGGAGTCGGAGAGTTAGGGGTTCGTGTTGTCCACACGGTTCAAATAATAGAGGTTCCGACTTGGCAACAAGTTCGCTTAATGAATGAACACCTAGTTTGCGAGCAGTTTCAGGATTAATCTCAGGATGAACAAAGCTGTGCTTAGACTGCAATTCGCGTCTGCTCGAAGATAGCCACTCCGCATCACAGTACACCAAGTCTTCGCAAGATTTCAATTTTAGCAACGGCCCTTCAACAGGAACAAAAAGTTTGCTACGAAGAGCGGAAGAAAGGTCTTCCCGTTTTGCTACCACCCAATTAAGAATCTCAACCACCAACGACAGATCATCCTCAGGATTAGCGTCTTTAGGATTTTGATCATAAAACTCTTTAACTTCCAGCAGAGCATCTAGTATGTCAGACGTGTCAAATTTGTCTTTAATGTTTAAGTCTGCTGTCAACTGTTTCAGATGAGAACACGAAGCAGATGACACACGAAACAACCATGGTTCCAACGAATTCTCGAAACAGGAAGACTTCGCTATCTGGCTAGAACGAACAAAGCCTACTTTAGAATCAATCCAAAGAAATTTATCGCCCTCACAGAAATATTTCCTAAAGGCATTTTGAAACGCATTTTTCGCCCAGCAGTGTTCAATCATTGATGGCAGAGCTGAAAATAAAGCCTTCATCATCGTGTCAAACTGTATTCGCGATCTGCGAGCTCGCCCGTAGCACTTGGTGGCTTCCACCCAGTGCTCACACACTTCATCAGGAGAGGGAACCTTGAAACCGATAAGTAAATGCGTTTCGTTATCAAACTCTTTTCCAGCGTCGGCTTTCACAATTCGAGCTTTGCTCCCAACTATTAGAGACAGGATTTCACATGGGACATTTGCTTCTTTTGGTAGGCAAACAATTTCAGATGTTTGACACGTGGTTTCTTTTCCTGCGGCTTTCCAAGGCATAACACTAGGGTAGCCATATGGTGCTTTTGACTCAACCGGGCACCACTGCAAACGACTCAAATCCTCTTTTGCCGTTTTAAGCTGATTCTTAGCCCATTTCTCTGTAGCAaacaaacgaagaagagcccTTCCTTTTGATATGCTACCCGCAGCAGCTTCCTTGCCAACAGCAACAAGTTCTTCGGCCGTAATCGAAGACACTCTTCGAAAGCCCACAACTTCTTTAAGATCCTTGCCTAGAGGTGCATCAGACGCATAATCGCCAGTTGGAAAAACTGATTTTCCAGAAAAAAGCGAGACTGCTGTActctctttagaatcaaaaacTTGATCTGGCCTTCGAAGCTGGCCGTCTCCCACAGAAACAAACGTTAAGCTTTTCATTTGCTGACGCATTTCTTTGTCAAGCTGGTCCTTGTGCTTCAACAGGTACTTTATCACAAAGAGTTTATCACTGTAATTCATACCCTCAAATGTCGGAAACACAGCTTTTCTAAACACTTCAGCAAAGGACAAATCTTTGTACTTGCATGATGGTGGTACTGCTTCCAAAATGTTTTGCTCATTAAGATTTGGAGAGAGCAAAAGGTCTGACTGAAGAGGCAATCTCACATCTAAATCTTTGGGAGCAAATTCTTGACAATCGGCCAGAGACTTTGGGATGGCCAACTTGAAGGAGCGAAACAAGGGTAGAACGGTCAGTGCTTCGCTAGATTTTTCATCCGGTGGGTTGCTGCGAACCACTTTTCCAATGAGGCTGACAAGCTCTTTACACTGATCCTGTGACCAGTCACAGGACTTTGAAGAaatgctgttgctgttggcAATGCATGAAAGAACTTTATCAGGAGTCCAAATGTAGTCCAACAGTTCCCTACTCGAATAAACGTAGGGTGGACAATTCTGGAGAACAAAGCAACCTTGTTTTCGCAATCCGTGAGCCAAATTATCGCTTATACTTATTTTTCTGCTTTCGGGATGAGAAGAAAATATAATGTTCTTACGCAAAGGAATTTGCGCCAGTTTAGAATAATTTTCGAACGGAATAAGATGGCATCCAACCAAGATCGACAACCAATTGTCTTGCTGGTTTATCAGCCATTTCCAGATATTATCAAACCAATCTTTGTTAGGTTGGCGCGACTTTTTTGCTACAATTTCACCATCgcaattttcttctgaaGATGGAGGGAGaatctttttaattaattcacaAACCCGGCTGGGTTTCAAGAGTTCCAGTTGCACGGCTGCACAACATGACACAGACGACAGACTTCTGTTAAGCGCAATGTCAATTGAAGTGTCCAAAAAACGGTCCTTAAGGTTGGGAAAGAGGTCCTGCGAACATTTTggagaagaaataaaaatcgGCTGAACTTTTCGCGATTTCAGAGCAAATACTGTAAAAGCTCCATTTCGCAAAGGAAGAAGCTTCAGCCCATCTAAGTCAGCATAATCTGTGTCCTTTTCTGCGTCCTTCACAACATACTTCAAAAGATGTAGCTGTTGTTCTCGATTGAATTTCACGTAcaagtcgtttcttttcaatgCTGTGCGAACAAACTGAGGATTCATAAGCCTAAGATCGGTACAAACGTTTCGAAGACATTCCCAGACATTGGGTGGAAGGCAAACCACGCACTCGTTAAGATCAATCATCGCCTGTAAGACACGGCTTTCTGCATGCAGCCATGCTGATTCACATACAGCCGACTGAGAACTGTCTACCCATTTTCCACCATTAGCTTTTGTCCATAAGACACTCTCAATTGACAAGCTCTTTAGAAACGACGGTATAACCATCTTCAACCAGCGAAACTTCACACGACTTAGCGTTGGCCACGCCCTGTAAACGTCATGGGCGTCCCGGTCCCGGTCTTCAACGTCGTCCTCTTTCGCATGATTCGCAACCAGATACTTGATAAGTTCAGCATAAGCCGGAGACACCACATGCTGCAGCAGAAGATAGTTCCAATTGGCACTGGCGTCTGTCTCTCTGTCTTCAGAAGGCCATTTCAAACTCCTCCTGTTGTCAGCAACGCTAAATGATCCATGGACGTGTACAGGAAAGCCAGTGTTgctgtcttcgtcatcaCCAGGAGGAAGTGGAAGAAAGCAGAAGATTCTTCCAAGATCAGATGCCTGCTTTGTCTCTGGTCTCAAGGGAAAAGCAAGACCCACCCATGGCAATTGCTTTAGCTGCTCACTTAATCTTTGAACTTCAGGGTGCTTTTTGCAAATGTGATGCAAAACCGTCCATTTCTGTTTCGCTACTTCAGACTGGTTGGTGCAACAGGTGATACCAGCAGTAAACGTTTCTTGAATTGACATTTCACCGCTCTTTATACGATGCTCAATTTTCTTACGAGTATGAAGTACTTGGTCTTTGGTTGAATCCGTTATCTCAACTCTAAACGTCACATGGGGCTTTGAGTCGCCAGGATTCCACTCCAGAAGCTGAATTGAGATAACTGACTTCAGAAACAGAAGAATGAGATGAGCATCTGCTTTAAACGATTCAAACAATTTTCGAATAGAGTCCGCCGAATGACTCCTTTGACTCAACTTGGACTTGTGACCTAGCAATCTCATGGGGAAGCGGAAGAGAGTTGCATTGTATGAAGGCTTTGTCAGATCACAATCTAGGACGTTGTATGGAGCAAACTGGTCAACGTATTTTTTAGCTTTTGAAAAGCGGAATTTCCGTCCATTTTGACCCTTTCGCACATACTTTGCGTGAGGATCAAAAAACGCAATTCTACTGCCACTTACAACACTTGGAAGATCTATAACAAGAAGGAATATTACTTCAGTAAAAGGCGGCCAAGAGGATCTAACCGGTCAAATGATAAACGCAGTTGAAACCAACCCCAAATCGGCCAACTTTCATTGGATCATTGGCTTTGATGCTTTGGTACGGTTTCTCTATACCAGCCCAATCTTTGCTTGTAAAGACTGCGTTGTTTAGAGCGTACAAAGCTGCGCCCTGAAATCGCTCCATTTGGGCGCTAAAAAGCTGGTTTCCGCGATACGCGCTCGGCCTAGTGTCAAGAAGAAACTTGACTTCAGAAGCACCAGCGTCATCAGCATTCTGCACCAATTCCTTAATTAACAAAGAAGCCACCTTAGAGACAGGGAAAGGTCGTCGTGGTTCCTATAGTACACATGCCTTGAGGATCTGTCCTCCTTCAGGATACTTGTCCAATACGTCTTTCAATAATGTAATGAGGGGCGGAGCTTCTTGGCCAAAAGACTCACTGCCGCTTTCAGACTCTACAAACAACGAAGCGGATAAGACGCGGTTCAGCGCTCATACCACGCCCGTACCTGTTTCACTATCTGTTTCACTTGTATCACTGCTTGTTGAAGAAACTAGTTCCGTTGACGCTGCCTGTAGTAGCTGCATTCGTTCGCGAAGGACTTCCGTCTGCCATGCAAACAATCACAAGCAAAGTGACAACGCGAAACACAAACCGGTGCAATCGCCATTATCTTTTCGCAATCATTGTAAGCATCTTTGTGCCTGCCCTGCTGTTCGTAAGCTTCTGATCTCAGTTCAAGACATTTGATTGCCCACGGGTTGTTGACATGTCCCTCGGCTCCAGGCAAAGATTTCAAAGCTAAAAATGCGTTGATGAGAGGAAAGAAAGATATTATGTGCATTGTTACCTACCACTACAGGTGAAGTCAATAGCATCGTCAAAGAGTTCCTAGACGGTAACCGTTAGATTCACAAAACACAAAACGATTCTTACCAATGCTGTTGACGCCCTTGCCATGCAATATAAAATCTCAAGCGGcagatttctttttgcttcagGCACAAGATGATCTGGAACAGATTCGCAGAGTTTTAGAGATAAAGGATACAACGACATAGAAACTGCAGGAGTTGGCAAACAGCGAGCTTCTTGCAGTAATTTATAGCTTTCGTCAAAATGAAGCAAAGCCTAGTAACATTTTCAGcattttatatataaaagaAAGGAACCTGCCTGATTCTTGTCTTTCACTGTGTCAGTGCTCATTGCCAATACAGTAGAATATCGCCTTGCAAAGTTCTAAACGTTCACTTAGCAGACTGCAATGGCATAAGCGGCTAAAGCTCACCCTTTTTAGCTCGTCGAGTGAGATTCGTTCGAGGTTGCCTATCTTAATCTCAACTGGGCCTCCAACAGACAAAAGGAACTTCAATGAGTCCGGGTAAGCAAGAGACACCACAAAGTTAATGAAGGCTTCACCCGGTACAGTAATCTCCAGGATGCAGGAACCGTCCTTGGGAACAATttctatttcgttttttgaaaTCGAATTTCCAAGATGTACAGTAATTATCTTCTTAATTTCATCATAGTGACGTTTAAAATCTTCTTTTCCACTCAGTTCTGGAAACACGATTCTGAACAAGACGTTTCGGTCAAAGGTTACAGGTGCGATTTCGTTCAATTCGTCAACATACGCCTcacgaaattcaaaatgtTCACAAGGAAGCTTGGCAATTTCCTTAATAACTGCTCGAATAACACTCCGTTGTCTTTCGTATTGACTCCTGAGATCGTCAATTACGATAATccaaataatttttctttttagatctGTTTCCTGGTCACCAGTAGTAGAATCAGAATCGCTATATTCTACCAAGGAAGCGGTAGCTGCTCGACTTGCATCAGAATTTCTCGTTTCAGCGCGTTCGTCAGTGGCTAAGGACGCCGGTCTCGTTTCTGTTTCCGGCAACTCTAACTTTGTCTTCTCCATTTCGCTTCTTAGAACTCTgcaaaagtcgtcgaaggcgGGAGCGGGCTTTTTTA
This sequence is a window from Oscarella lobularis chromosome 7, ooOscLobu1.1, whole genome shotgun sequence. Protein-coding genes within it:
- the LOC136188597 gene encoding sacsin-like, translating into MSDPTDPDPGWEKWLRPNFKKVVNALAQLDDNAVFDKLLAGELLTFSHYEEILRQRKASSSIEDIVRNALLRVVKKPAPAFDDFCRVLRSEMEKTKLELPETETRPASLATDERAETRNSDASRAATASLVEYSDSDSTTGDQETDLKRKIIWIIVIDDLRSQYERQRSVIRAVIKEIAKLPCEHFEFREAYVDELNEIAPVTFDRNVLFRIVFPELSGKEDFKRHYDEIKKIITVHLGNSISKNEIEIVPKDGSCILEITVPGEAFINFVVSLAYPDSLKFLLSVGGPVEIKIGNLERISLDELKRNFARRYSTVLAMSTDTVKDKNQALLHFDESYKLLQEARCLPTPAVSMSLYPLSLKLCESVPDHLVPEAKRNLPLEILYCMARASTALELFDDAIDFTCSALKSLPGAEGHVNNPWAIKCLELRSEAYEQQGRHKDAYNDCEKIMAIAPTEVLRERMQLLQAASTELVSSTSSDTSETDSETESESGSESFGQEAPPLITLLKDVLDKYPEGGQILKELVQNADDAGASEVKFLLDTRPSAYRGNQLFSAQMERFQGAALYALNNAVFTSKDWAGIEKPYQSIKANDPMKVGRFGVGFNCVYHLTDLPSVVSGSRIAFFDPHAKYVRKGQNGRKFRFSKAKKYVDQFAPYNVLDCDLTKPSYNATLFRFPMRLLGHKSKLSQRSHSADSIRKLFESFKADAHLILLFLKSVISIQLLEWNPGDSKPHVTFRVEITDSTKDQVLHTRKKIEHRIKSGEMSIQETFTAGITCCTNQSEVAKQKWTVLHHICKKHPEVQRLSEQLKQLPWVGLAFPLRPETKQASDLGRIFCFLPLPPGDDEDSNTGFPVHVHGSFSVADNRRSLKWPSEDRETDASANWNYLLLQHVVSPAYAELIKYLVANHAKEDDVEDRDRDAHDVYRAWPTLSRVKFRWLKMVIPSFLKSLSIESVLWTKANGGKWVDSSQSAVCESAWLHAESRVLQAMIDLNECVVCLPPNVWECLRNVCTDLRLMNPQFVRTALKRNDLYVKFNREQQLHLLKYVVKDAEKDTDYADLDGLKLLPLRNGAFTVFALKSRKVQPIFISSPKCSQDLFPNLKDRFLDTSIDIALNRSLSSVSCCAAVQLELLKPSRVCELIKKILPPSSEENCDGEIVAKKSRQPNKDWFDNIWKWLINQQDNWLSILVGCHLIPFENYSKLAQIPLRKNIIFSSHPESRKISISDNLAHGLRKQGCFVLQNCPPYVYSSRELLDYIWTPDKVLSCIANSNSISSKSCDWSQDQCKELVSLIGKVVRSNPPDEKSSEALTVLPLFRSFKLAIPKSLADCQEFAPKDLDVRLPLQSDLLLSPNLNEQNILEAVPPSCKYKDLSFAEVFRKAVFPTFEGMNYSDKLFVIKYLLKHKDQLDKEMRQQMKSLTFVSVGDGQLRRPDQVFDSKESTAVSLFSGKSVFPTGDYASDAPLGKDLKEVVGFRRVSSITAEELVAVGKEAAAGSISKGRALLRLFATEKWAKNQLKTAKEDLSRLQWCPVESKAPYGYPSVMPWKAAGKETTCQTSEIVCLPKEANVPCEILSLIVGSKARIVKADAGKEFDNETHLLIGFKVPSPDEVCEHWVEATKCYGRARRSRIQFDTMMKALFSALPSMIEHCWAKNAFQNAFRKYFCEGDKFLWIDSKVGFVRSSQIAKSSCFENSLEPWLFRVSSASCSHLKQLTADLNIKDKFDTSDILDALLEVKEFYDQNPKDANPEDDLSLVVEILNWVVAKREDLSSALRSKLFVPVEGPLLKLKSCEDLVYCDAEWLSSSRRELQSKHSFVHPEINPETARKLGVHSLSELVAKSEPLLFEPCGQHEPLTLRLRNIIDEYKDGLGIFKELIQNADDAQAKRICFLVDLRHGKTSSLLSRGMKECQGPALWAYNDAAFNDEDFINITKLAGRTKQVQLDKIGKFGQGFNSVYHVTEVPSFVSRNYVVIFDPHQTYLGADLIQDPYQPGIKIDFLKSQAVETFEDQFRPYDKVFGCDMKGKTPFPGTLFRLPLRTRHQAESSKIKNEPCDACQIDNAIGELKRQASEVMIFLNHVQSIEVYKLPEKARSPTKLVLQFKVTSEISSPSGSVISQFELLKESAVVAAATEKKSRDKIISRNYSAIKSVTVSEKIKETHRWLVCSAVGQNAALSLSQSPRGREFGAVPFAGVAAKLGESTDTPQNIRGEVFSFLPLSVASNLPFHVNGVFSVSSNRRSLWLHDYDKGNTSFGAEWNKVLVTDAVLEASLMLFRRITDLLPKAFCLQSYYGVWPSISETAQIWNLFCKEFYSAIISRDLMSTGTNPKKWTSFSEALLLSSHVKSLPYAKALTKRAKAHVYVDVPEDCSHVTDSLQAVNEPLLLQRTLEVERFVEEIVVEALPSMKADNRNKLVCWILCLVISDKLTFSERFKNLCFVPCSPTGKSFQPPCKLIEPKGLALKLFLPSDGRFPLQGIFDSDETILALKKLGMKRGDALDWNDVVERMRNGNEDSRRRRIDAIVKLMNNLLRSRKDCPPGCLAEIKVTPFWPLMRCPEDYALASKWRGKSSVVGLPGEVFYREWHLLVGSQAPILTFSSSELQERAFSVWELFNLTDPPLPMILDQFYLALALGGEENSGAKLPNGFEKMIVSLYKELNRRLEQGEIDDSFVCDEVQLNKRNWVFVQNRLVKSSQLAFHCSVKAAPYLHQVPDNLLQIRSLLVASGVVEKFDRHMFTDSLIQMAEHKKEKHLSESEVDVCMQLLTRLAKEDEDWLRRLREESEVPLISADLKLVPATQLTYRDVRWAKGLERGKSHRYVHEKHSVTMKIAMDLGVQLIRDRIVASLPGRCLGYRFGQQEPLTRRLKKVIETYPWGEQILQELVQNAEDAKATVLHVVFDKRYHRSEEVFRDEWKALQGPALLVYNDRPFTDEDIEGIQQVGLGSKGNDSEKVGQFGIGFNAVYHLTDCPSFLSGNKKLCVMDPHCKFIYEATPDAPGRLFEPAKETFQLFADVKECYSSVFNKDALKKGTLFRFPLRTEKLAKESRICQNSISVEKVDNLMRLFAESASSMLLFLTHLRSIRVSAINANGFRKSELFSAETTEIGTSGERAKLFDKVQESKHLNTNAVKYFSVTYRLSVKFTFSFPDVSGRRKESAITWLVHQSVGGTGTFRNTASIGLLPRVGIAAPVTGTNLLRHSGKAFCFLPLPVTTSLPVHVNGHFALDSARRYLFLESANESSVEIRQRWNEDIIDCAIVPAYAEFLLSARQLIGIRAEGLSETDNRLHFWYYKLFPNKKTAEAAESNYYWARLTRQLYNHLEKRNLEVLAYLGRPLPSDRPRTASLDKAQSYVKKWNDHFEDPPYLKWLPVGRKSSSGISCSFFWNQKQLEQRANVFLPCDLYALKVLLFLLGMPIVAVPWTVFENLTAVVVNPSTVCEFLLTFNQKNPSCLLRLNEVSKTVLRTSKNVDLVLKFLLQSGETIEGVWTPSLGIEQLNGVPLLLTEDQRLRIFSRDSPVFFSDYSRLLPSRCCLFLHQSLRLSTFHEFDWERTSFLKRLLPSCLGDLLPKEFDFFVSHVGYLQWSPSESFRSPSSEWIASFWKYIEKEVKSQSLESLASLSVIPVIRQGVEFLIPPDLSYTAFYFSSEESPDAVRQVLTDLGISRLDLRYIEKEAVHCLATFRCHMASLNHPSSLACALLYHFRSSNSPTPYQARKILQHFESFIQKEGQLLGNFKKSDVRKLPLFELFSDATCVEIRDCEAVILSSKLPREECWQWISRANGYVVLRKTTALKDIYSWLGIASMNLPKVYETFILPAFKYLSNSTRIKHLAFIACCWKKNDLDWKDTLSKLVSTPCFDRKGHSNPLTVNKFFDRGKKLFHFMLTEEFFPPAIEETEELTCKDWRRFLKKIGLQIRSEPRQLLEFAESIQDRWATQTADMAEQTAEIALTLVTHIDRNWTSYYSKNLSKSDTETLTSIKFLPVQNIRSDLNQLSVSCTHGLEPVKSTSFKQGLLFSSDNELLCWTSRPLFPSWKSLENLIKESETLLAMSSYPSTNDVLINIRNYTKDVQRSIEELSSEKVELLASITSAHFDHFQSFISEPSPDLLGDEDLRDCSIFTKGCSETKKVLVEALHEQPCIFIPSHKCFVVPFKVVQAAEKEIPPMLFRLPNYLFKNLLFLRHLGVEQSSQAFHYSRILEHIFSRTSDTVLDPTTLKLELSAVRNLFLSLKKLYQREGAERYAKLALASALDPLYLPDSRGKLRLSTDLVFLDRLELKPKIRRLDCSFLMDLKECDLPPLSKETVDLLPNELQLTRFSDIAEEAVLKENLKESTNVIYCEQANAVKRRLSSPRFVSGIKSIVIHEKEEMPDTVDRGLKLLLNDGLTVKCMELISTCLYILENDKKRKMEETESSCEMFIEKADGKATLYISEAAFQAGDISLFSKIALKLEDLLQYKFQIQFAVLAILSEEEPILIASALEKFGIHSVDRMEDAVKSETVEVSVRAGKDVLSVHRGIIIFDFKSDFHVEEWVAYEKEENHFVYALIHSKVYDAEDATFQKYYMVEIGEEDPIKVQSLKLYGFQRSQREESSSTTTTKESCTDLSSSYREETLDEKWERVLTLLDKIWALPKSERMTAIRRLYLHWHPDKSEDSHAEEIFKLLQREIVRLSEEDVSLSGRRARRSRRGRGGGGGVSDGSGGVGSSEGGGEWAESFKVWNIEQELYVGRPAYNFDLPTQHHPPDVETGKMFLKQARADLAAAKLCYESARKGTERNFAIVCFLCHEAVEKALKSVLFCHVGISGDRLKRHFLYSFLHAADYTDCAEDIRRFTQMLEDRDYINSRYPDALGSVPAECYNEGQAARAMEGAANVIRLLCAGSNP